One region of Citrus sinensis cultivar Valencia sweet orange chromosome 6, DVS_A1.0, whole genome shotgun sequence genomic DNA includes:
- the LOC102618631 gene encoding DNA ligase 6 isoform X5 — MDSHPSDKNLTLDSTHLFLSTQSSPPDSLIFAPIPRTLPPSKHIPSTRFLIDAFRYAADFSVSYFLSHFHSDHYTGLSPSWSKGIIFCSEITSRLLSQILNINPKFIYPLPIKIPVLIDGCEVVLVGANHCPGAVQFLFKVPGRNGGFERYVHTGDFRFCKTMLLQPVMNEFAGCDAVFLDTTYCNPKFLFPLQEESVEYVVNVVNRVGGELNEGLQKRVLFLVATYVIGKEKILIEIFKKCGRKVCVDSRKMEVLRVLGYGDSGVFTEDESETDVHVVGWNVLGETWPYFRPNFVRMKEIMVERGYDKVVGFVPTGWTYEVKRNKFAVRSKDAFEIHLVPYSEHSNYDELREYVKFLKPKQVIPTVGMDIEKLDSKHANKMRKYFAGLVDEMASKKEFLMGFHRGTSEIDENVEEGAGSGSNEGLSKEGEVKLKKTKATEDNSSSILLDSSSRLEEFGSKDVTALDDEETEKMVQEIRNCLPTWVTQNQILDLISSSGRNIVDAVSNFYEHETQLYEQVSACTTFISTSQTSSLDVSASTAKLNSDKTISQGSVKIPLSQEYKLPTIKHSIKSTLSPSKRKKTITNNPKKKGKVPSKMESSGAKQPTITSFFNKLLPNMSQGDVVESKSEECPKDENPLQSNAIKTYGEEIDQFLKIINGNESLKGYAATLLEKTKGNVSMALDLYYDNQEGDHGKTVNRLEFSKSSVQFDNCNKDCSSALEKIVSEELQHITDMSVQRPSKELMDPTLVSLPPEKYDPIEHACWSSGQPAPYIHLARTFDLVEAERGKIKAMSMLGNMFRSLLALSPDDVLPAVYLCTNKIASNHENIELNIGGSLVTSAIEEACGTNRSKIRDMYNRLGDLGR; from the exons ATGGACTCTCATCCCAGTGACAAAAACTTAACCCTAGACTCAACCCACCTCTTCCTCTCCACCCAATCTTCCCCTCCCGATTCCCTCATTTTCGCTCCAATTCCCCGCACTTTACCTCCTTCCAAACACATTCCCAGCACCCGCTTCCTCATCGACGCCTTTCGCTACGCCGCCGATTTCTCCGTCTCTTACTTTCTCTCCCACTTCCACTCCGATCACTACACCGGCCTTTCCCCTTCTTGGTCCAAAGGTATCATTTTTTGCTCCGAAATCACTTCCCGCCTTCTTTCTCAGATACTCAACATAAACCCCAAGTTTATCTACCCACTCCCAATTAAGATACCTGTTTTAATTGATGGGTGTGAAGTTGTTCTTGTTGGTGCCAATCATTGCCCTGGTGCTGTCCAGTTCTTGTTCAAGGTTCCGGGCAGAAATGGCGGTTTCGAGAGGTATGTTCACACGGGTGATTTTCGGTTTTGTAAAACTATGTTGTTACAGCCTGTGATGAATGAGTTCGCGGGTTGTGATGCTGTCTTTTTAGACACCACTTATTGTAATCCGAAGTTTTTGTTTCCTTTGCAAGAAGAGAGTGTTGAGTATGTGGTTAATGTGGTTAATAGGGTTGGAGGCGAGCTTAATGAGGGTTTGCAGAAGAGGGTTCTGTTTCTTGTTGCGACATACGTTATTGggaaagaaaagattttgatcgaaatttttaagaaatgtgGTAGAAAAGTGTGTGTGGATTCAAGAAAAATGGAGGTTTTGCGGGTTTTGGGGTATGGGGATAGTGGTGTTTTTACAGAGGATGAGAGTGAGACTGATGTGCATGTTGTTGGATGGAATGTGTTGGGGGAGACTTGGCCATACTTTCGGCCGAATTTTGTGAGAATGAAGGAAATTATGGTCGAAAGAGGATATGATAAGGTTGTTGGTTTTGTGCCGACGGGGTGGACTTATGAGGTGAAGCGTAACAAGTTCGCAGTGAGGTCCAAGGACGCATTTGAAATTCATCTTGTCCCATATAGTGAGCATTCAAATTATGATGAGCTTAGGGAGTATGTGAAGTTTTTGAAACCCAAGCAAGTTATACCTACGGTGGGCATGGATATTGAGAAGCTTGATAGCAAGCATGctaataaaatgagaaagtaTTTTGCTGGGTTGGTTGATGAAATGGCTAGCAAGAAAGAATTTTTAATGGGTTTTCATCGAGGGACTAGCGAAATTGATGAAAACGTTGAAGAGGGTGCTGGTTCAGGCTCTAATGAGGGGCTGAGCAAAGAGGGGGAagtaaagttgaaaaaaactaAAGCCACTGAAGACAACAGTTCATCTATTCTTTTAGATTCATCATCTCGTTTGGAAGAATTTGGCTCAAAAGATGTAACTGCTCTAGATGATGAGGAAACAGAGAAAATGGTACAAGAAATTCGTAACTGTTTGCCTACATGGGTTACTCAAAACCAAATATTGGATTTGATTAGCAGCTCAGGAAGGAACATTGTTGACGCTGTGTCTAATTTCTATGAACATGAAACTCAATTGTATGAGCAAGTCTCTGCATGTACGACTTTTATATCTACATCCCAGACCAGCTCACTTGATGTTTCTGCATCCACTGCAAAACTAAATTCCGATAAGACCATTTCCCAAGGAAGTGTGAAAATTCCTTTAAGTCAGGAATACAAGTTACCAACCATAAAGCATTCAATAAAGAGCACCCTTTCTCCAAGCAAAAGGAAGAAAACTATTACCAATAACCCTAAGAAAAAAGGGAAAGTCCCATCAAAAATGGAATCTAGTGGGGCAAAGCAGCCTACAATTACAAGTTTCTTCAATAAATTGTTGCCTAACATGTCTCAAGGGGATGTGGTTGAATCCAAGTCAGAGGAATGCCCTAAAGATGAAAATCCTTTGCAAAGTAATGCTATCAAAACATATGGAGAGGAGATAGATCAGTTCTTGAAGATAATCAATGGCAATGAATCATTAAAAGGCTATGCTGCCACCCTCTTAGAGAAGACAAAAGGAAATGTTAGTATGGCTCTAGATCTATATTATGATAATCAAGAGGGTGATCATGGTAAGACTGTAAATAGGTTAGAATTCTCTAAAAGTTCAGTTCAGTTCGACAATTGTAATAAGGATTGTTCTTCTGCATTGGAGAAAATCGTTTCTGAAGAATTGCAACATATAACTGATATGTCTGTTCAGAGACCATCAAAAGAACTAATGGATCCAACTCTTGTGTCATTACCACCTGAAAAGTACGATCCAATAGAGCATG CATGCTGGAGTAGTGGACAGCCTGCTCCATATATCCACCTTGCACGAACTTTTGACCTGGTTGAGGCTGAAAGAGGCAAGATAAAAGCTATGTCCATGTTGGGCAATATGTTTAGAAG TTTGCTGGCCCTGTCTCCCGACGATGTGCTACCTGCTGTGTATTTGTGTACCAATAAGATTGCCTCTAACCATGAAAACATA GAACTGAACATTGGTGGAAGTTTGGTCACATCAGCAATAGAAGAGGCATGTGGAACTAATCGGTCTAAAATTAGGGATATGTACAATAGGTTAGGTGACCTTGGTAG GTGA
- the LOC102618631 gene encoding DNA ligase 6 isoform X3 — protein MDSHPSDKNLTLDSTHLFLSTQSSPPDSLIFAPIPRTLPPSKHIPSTRFLIDAFRYAADFSVSYFLSHFHSDHYTGLSPSWSKGIIFCSEITSRLLSQILNINPKFIYPLPIKIPVLIDGCEVVLVGANHCPGAVQFLFKVPGRNGGFERYVHTGDFRFCKTMLLQPVMNEFAGCDAVFLDTTYCNPKFLFPLQEESVEYVVNVVNRVGGELNEGLQKRVLFLVATYVIGKEKILIEIFKKCGRKVCVDSRKMEVLRVLGYGDSGVFTEDESETDVHVVGWNVLGETWPYFRPNFVRMKEIMVERGYDKVVGFVPTGWTYEVKRNKFAVRSKDAFEIHLVPYSEHSNYDELREYVKFLKPKQVIPTVGMDIEKLDSKHANKMRKYFAGLVDEMASKKEFLMGFHRGTSEIDENVEEGAGSGSNEGLSKEGEVKLKKTKATEDNSSSILLDSSSRLEEFGSKDVTALDDEETEKMVQEIRNCLPTWVTQNQILDLISSSGRNIVDAVSNFYEHETQLYEQVSACTTFISTSQTSSLDVSASTAKLNSDKTISQGSVKIPLSQEYKLPTIKHSIKSTLSPSKRKKTITNNPKKKGKVPSKMESSGAKQPTITSFFNKLLPNMSQGDVVESKSEECPKDENPLQSNAIKTYGEEIDQFLKIINGNESLKGYAATLLEKTKGNVSMALDLYYDNQEGDHGKTVNRLEFSKSSVQFDNCNKDCSSALEKIVSEELQHITDMSVQRPSKELMDPTLVSLPPEKYDPIEHACWSSGQPAPYIHLARTFDLVEAERGKIKAMSMLGNMFRSLLALSPDDVLPAVYLCTNKIASNHENIELNIGGSLVTSAIEEACGTNRSKIRDMYNRLGDLGDVAQECRQTQALLAPPPPLLIKDVYSMLCKISVQIGSGSTARKKSLIVNLMCSCREKEMKFLVRTLVRNLRIGAMMRTILPALAQAVVMNSSLEFSHEGKMENLKEKLQSLSAAAVEAYNILPSLDLLIPSLMNKGIGFSSSTLSMVPGVPIKPMLAKITNGVPQVLKLFQNKAFTCEYKYDGQRAQIHKLVDGTVRIFSRNGDETTSRFPDLISIINEFCKPAAGTFILDAEVVAIDRKNGCKIMSFQELSSRERGGKDSVITIKSVKAVGLYPPSETKILERFVL, from the exons ATGGACTCTCATCCCAGTGACAAAAACTTAACCCTAGACTCAACCCACCTCTTCCTCTCCACCCAATCTTCCCCTCCCGATTCCCTCATTTTCGCTCCAATTCCCCGCACTTTACCTCCTTCCAAACACATTCCCAGCACCCGCTTCCTCATCGACGCCTTTCGCTACGCCGCCGATTTCTCCGTCTCTTACTTTCTCTCCCACTTCCACTCCGATCACTACACCGGCCTTTCCCCTTCTTGGTCCAAAGGTATCATTTTTTGCTCCGAAATCACTTCCCGCCTTCTTTCTCAGATACTCAACATAAACCCCAAGTTTATCTACCCACTCCCAATTAAGATACCTGTTTTAATTGATGGGTGTGAAGTTGTTCTTGTTGGTGCCAATCATTGCCCTGGTGCTGTCCAGTTCTTGTTCAAGGTTCCGGGCAGAAATGGCGGTTTCGAGAGGTATGTTCACACGGGTGATTTTCGGTTTTGTAAAACTATGTTGTTACAGCCTGTGATGAATGAGTTCGCGGGTTGTGATGCTGTCTTTTTAGACACCACTTATTGTAATCCGAAGTTTTTGTTTCCTTTGCAAGAAGAGAGTGTTGAGTATGTGGTTAATGTGGTTAATAGGGTTGGAGGCGAGCTTAATGAGGGTTTGCAGAAGAGGGTTCTGTTTCTTGTTGCGACATACGTTATTGggaaagaaaagattttgatcgaaatttttaagaaatgtgGTAGAAAAGTGTGTGTGGATTCAAGAAAAATGGAGGTTTTGCGGGTTTTGGGGTATGGGGATAGTGGTGTTTTTACAGAGGATGAGAGTGAGACTGATGTGCATGTTGTTGGATGGAATGTGTTGGGGGAGACTTGGCCATACTTTCGGCCGAATTTTGTGAGAATGAAGGAAATTATGGTCGAAAGAGGATATGATAAGGTTGTTGGTTTTGTGCCGACGGGGTGGACTTATGAGGTGAAGCGTAACAAGTTCGCAGTGAGGTCCAAGGACGCATTTGAAATTCATCTTGTCCCATATAGTGAGCATTCAAATTATGATGAGCTTAGGGAGTATGTGAAGTTTTTGAAACCCAAGCAAGTTATACCTACGGTGGGCATGGATATTGAGAAGCTTGATAGCAAGCATGctaataaaatgagaaagtaTTTTGCTGGGTTGGTTGATGAAATGGCTAGCAAGAAAGAATTTTTAATGGGTTTTCATCGAGGGACTAGCGAAATTGATGAAAACGTTGAAGAGGGTGCTGGTTCAGGCTCTAATGAGGGGCTGAGCAAAGAGGGGGAagtaaagttgaaaaaaactaAAGCCACTGAAGACAACAGTTCATCTATTCTTTTAGATTCATCATCTCGTTTGGAAGAATTTGGCTCAAAAGATGTAACTGCTCTAGATGATGAGGAAACAGAGAAAATGGTACAAGAAATTCGTAACTGTTTGCCTACATGGGTTACTCAAAACCAAATATTGGATTTGATTAGCAGCTCAGGAAGGAACATTGTTGACGCTGTGTCTAATTTCTATGAACATGAAACTCAATTGTATGAGCAAGTCTCTGCATGTACGACTTTTATATCTACATCCCAGACCAGCTCACTTGATGTTTCTGCATCCACTGCAAAACTAAATTCCGATAAGACCATTTCCCAAGGAAGTGTGAAAATTCCTTTAAGTCAGGAATACAAGTTACCAACCATAAAGCATTCAATAAAGAGCACCCTTTCTCCAAGCAAAAGGAAGAAAACTATTACCAATAACCCTAAGAAAAAAGGGAAAGTCCCATCAAAAATGGAATCTAGTGGGGCAAAGCAGCCTACAATTACAAGTTTCTTCAATAAATTGTTGCCTAACATGTCTCAAGGGGATGTGGTTGAATCCAAGTCAGAGGAATGCCCTAAAGATGAAAATCCTTTGCAAAGTAATGCTATCAAAACATATGGAGAGGAGATAGATCAGTTCTTGAAGATAATCAATGGCAATGAATCATTAAAAGGCTATGCTGCCACCCTCTTAGAGAAGACAAAAGGAAATGTTAGTATGGCTCTAGATCTATATTATGATAATCAAGAGGGTGATCATGGTAAGACTGTAAATAGGTTAGAATTCTCTAAAAGTTCAGTTCAGTTCGACAATTGTAATAAGGATTGTTCTTCTGCATTGGAGAAAATCGTTTCTGAAGAATTGCAACATATAACTGATATGTCTGTTCAGAGACCATCAAAAGAACTAATGGATCCAACTCTTGTGTCATTACCACCTGAAAAGTACGATCCAATAGAGCATG CATGCTGGAGTAGTGGACAGCCTGCTCCATATATCCACCTTGCACGAACTTTTGACCTGGTTGAGGCTGAAAGAGGCAAGATAAAAGCTATGTCCATGTTGGGCAATATGTTTAGAAG TTTGCTGGCCCTGTCTCCCGACGATGTGCTACCTGCTGTGTATTTGTGTACCAATAAGATTGCCTCTAACCATGAAAACATA GAACTGAACATTGGTGGAAGTTTGGTCACATCAGCAATAGAAGAGGCATGTGGAACTAATCGGTCTAAAATTAGGGATATGTACAATAGGTTAGGTGACCTTG GTGACGTTGCTCAAGAATGCCGACAAACACAGGCATTGCTTGCTCCTCCTCCTCCACTTCTTATCAAAGATGTATATTCTATGCTTTGCAAAATAAG TGTACAAATAGGTAGTGGAAGTACTGCTAGGAAGAAAAGCCTTATTGTGAACCTCATGTGTTCTTGTAGAGAGAAGGAGATGAAGTTTCTGGTTAGAACTCTG GTCAGGAATTTACGAATTGGAGCAATGATGAGAACTATATTGCCTGCATTAGCTCAAGCTGTTGTTATGAATTCTTCTCTTGAGTTTTCCCATGaaggaaaaatggaaaatttgaaGGAGAAACTTCAG AGTCTTTCTGCAGCGGCAGTTGAAGCTTATAATATTCTTCCCAGTTTG GATTTGCTCATCCCTTCTCTCATGAATAAAGGCATTGGATTTTCATCATCAACTTTGTCCATGGTTCCAGGAGTACCTATCAAGCCCATGCTTGCAAA AATTACCAATGGAGTTCCACAAGTACTAAAGCTCTTCCAAAATAAAGCATTTACTTGTGAATACAA ATATGATGGTCAACGTGCCCAAATTCACAAATTAGTGGATGGCACTGTGCGCATCTTTTCACGTAATGGGGATGAAACAACATCAAGATTTCCTGATTTAATTAgtataattaatgaattttgtaagCCTGCTGCGGGGACTTTCATACTGGATGCCGAG GTAGTTGCAATTGATAGGAAGAATGGCTGCAAAATCATGTCTTTCCAAGAACTATCGTCAAGAGAGAGAGGAGGAAAAGATTCCGTGATCACAATTAAGAGTGTAAAG gCTGTTGGGTTATACCCTCCGTCAGAGACGAAAAT ACTTGAAAGATTTGTTCTATGA
- the LOC102618631 gene encoding DNA ligase 6 isoform X4, with translation MDSHPSDKNLTLDSTHLFLSTQSSPPDSLIFAPIPRTLPPSKHIPSTRFLIDAFRYAADFSVSYFLSHFHSDHYTGLSPSWSKGIIFCSEITSRLLSQILNINPKFIYPLPIKIPVLIDGCEVVLVGANHCPGAVQFLFKVPGRNGGFERYVHTGDFRFCKTMLLQPVMNEFAGCDAVFLDTTYCNPKFLFPLQEESVEYVVNVVNRVGGELNEGLQKRVLFLVATYVIGKEKILIEIFKKCGRKVCVDSRKMEVLRVLGYGDSGVFTEDESETDVHVVGWNVLGETWPYFRPNFVRMKEIMVERGYDKVVGFVPTGWTYEVKRNKFAVRSKDAFEIHLVPYSEHSNYDELREYVKFLKPKQVIPTVGMDIEKLDSKHANKMRKYFAGLVDEMASKKEFLMGFHRGTSEIDENVEEGAGSGSNEGLSKEGEVKLKKTKATEDNSSSILLDSSSRLEEFGSKDVTALDDEETEKMVQEIRNCLPTWVTQNQILDLISSSGRNIVDAVSNFYEHETQLYEQVSACTTFISTSQTSSLDVSASTAKLNSDKTISQGSVKIPLSQEYKLPTIKHSIKSTLSPSKRKKTITNNPKKKGKVPSKMESSGAKQPTITSFFNKLLPNMSQGDVVESKSEECPKDENPLQSNAIKTYGEEIDQFLKIINGNESLKGYAATLLEKTKGNVSMALDLYYDNQEGDHGKTVNRLEFSKSSVQFDNCNKDCSSALEKIVSEELQHITDMSVQRPSKELMDPTLVSLPPEKYDPIEHACWSSGQPAPYIHLARTFDLVEAERGKIKAMSMLGNMFRSLLALSPDDVLPAVYLCTNKIASNHENIELNIGGSLVTSAIEEACGTNRSKIRDMYNRLGDLGDVAQECRQTQALLAPPPPLLIKDVYSMLCKISVQIGSGSTARKKSLIVNLMCSCREKEMKFLVRTLVRNLRIGAMMRTILPALAQAVVMNSSLEFSHEGKMENLKEKLQSLSAAAVEAYNILPSLDLLIPSLMNKGIGFSSSTLSMVPGVPIKPMLAKITNGVPQVLKLFQNKAFTCEYK, from the exons ATGGACTCTCATCCCAGTGACAAAAACTTAACCCTAGACTCAACCCACCTCTTCCTCTCCACCCAATCTTCCCCTCCCGATTCCCTCATTTTCGCTCCAATTCCCCGCACTTTACCTCCTTCCAAACACATTCCCAGCACCCGCTTCCTCATCGACGCCTTTCGCTACGCCGCCGATTTCTCCGTCTCTTACTTTCTCTCCCACTTCCACTCCGATCACTACACCGGCCTTTCCCCTTCTTGGTCCAAAGGTATCATTTTTTGCTCCGAAATCACTTCCCGCCTTCTTTCTCAGATACTCAACATAAACCCCAAGTTTATCTACCCACTCCCAATTAAGATACCTGTTTTAATTGATGGGTGTGAAGTTGTTCTTGTTGGTGCCAATCATTGCCCTGGTGCTGTCCAGTTCTTGTTCAAGGTTCCGGGCAGAAATGGCGGTTTCGAGAGGTATGTTCACACGGGTGATTTTCGGTTTTGTAAAACTATGTTGTTACAGCCTGTGATGAATGAGTTCGCGGGTTGTGATGCTGTCTTTTTAGACACCACTTATTGTAATCCGAAGTTTTTGTTTCCTTTGCAAGAAGAGAGTGTTGAGTATGTGGTTAATGTGGTTAATAGGGTTGGAGGCGAGCTTAATGAGGGTTTGCAGAAGAGGGTTCTGTTTCTTGTTGCGACATACGTTATTGggaaagaaaagattttgatcgaaatttttaagaaatgtgGTAGAAAAGTGTGTGTGGATTCAAGAAAAATGGAGGTTTTGCGGGTTTTGGGGTATGGGGATAGTGGTGTTTTTACAGAGGATGAGAGTGAGACTGATGTGCATGTTGTTGGATGGAATGTGTTGGGGGAGACTTGGCCATACTTTCGGCCGAATTTTGTGAGAATGAAGGAAATTATGGTCGAAAGAGGATATGATAAGGTTGTTGGTTTTGTGCCGACGGGGTGGACTTATGAGGTGAAGCGTAACAAGTTCGCAGTGAGGTCCAAGGACGCATTTGAAATTCATCTTGTCCCATATAGTGAGCATTCAAATTATGATGAGCTTAGGGAGTATGTGAAGTTTTTGAAACCCAAGCAAGTTATACCTACGGTGGGCATGGATATTGAGAAGCTTGATAGCAAGCATGctaataaaatgagaaagtaTTTTGCTGGGTTGGTTGATGAAATGGCTAGCAAGAAAGAATTTTTAATGGGTTTTCATCGAGGGACTAGCGAAATTGATGAAAACGTTGAAGAGGGTGCTGGTTCAGGCTCTAATGAGGGGCTGAGCAAAGAGGGGGAagtaaagttgaaaaaaactaAAGCCACTGAAGACAACAGTTCATCTATTCTTTTAGATTCATCATCTCGTTTGGAAGAATTTGGCTCAAAAGATGTAACTGCTCTAGATGATGAGGAAACAGAGAAAATGGTACAAGAAATTCGTAACTGTTTGCCTACATGGGTTACTCAAAACCAAATATTGGATTTGATTAGCAGCTCAGGAAGGAACATTGTTGACGCTGTGTCTAATTTCTATGAACATGAAACTCAATTGTATGAGCAAGTCTCTGCATGTACGACTTTTATATCTACATCCCAGACCAGCTCACTTGATGTTTCTGCATCCACTGCAAAACTAAATTCCGATAAGACCATTTCCCAAGGAAGTGTGAAAATTCCTTTAAGTCAGGAATACAAGTTACCAACCATAAAGCATTCAATAAAGAGCACCCTTTCTCCAAGCAAAAGGAAGAAAACTATTACCAATAACCCTAAGAAAAAAGGGAAAGTCCCATCAAAAATGGAATCTAGTGGGGCAAAGCAGCCTACAATTACAAGTTTCTTCAATAAATTGTTGCCTAACATGTCTCAAGGGGATGTGGTTGAATCCAAGTCAGAGGAATGCCCTAAAGATGAAAATCCTTTGCAAAGTAATGCTATCAAAACATATGGAGAGGAGATAGATCAGTTCTTGAAGATAATCAATGGCAATGAATCATTAAAAGGCTATGCTGCCACCCTCTTAGAGAAGACAAAAGGAAATGTTAGTATGGCTCTAGATCTATATTATGATAATCAAGAGGGTGATCATGGTAAGACTGTAAATAGGTTAGAATTCTCTAAAAGTTCAGTTCAGTTCGACAATTGTAATAAGGATTGTTCTTCTGCATTGGAGAAAATCGTTTCTGAAGAATTGCAACATATAACTGATATGTCTGTTCAGAGACCATCAAAAGAACTAATGGATCCAACTCTTGTGTCATTACCACCTGAAAAGTACGATCCAATAGAGCATG CATGCTGGAGTAGTGGACAGCCTGCTCCATATATCCACCTTGCACGAACTTTTGACCTGGTTGAGGCTGAAAGAGGCAAGATAAAAGCTATGTCCATGTTGGGCAATATGTTTAGAAG TTTGCTGGCCCTGTCTCCCGACGATGTGCTACCTGCTGTGTATTTGTGTACCAATAAGATTGCCTCTAACCATGAAAACATA GAACTGAACATTGGTGGAAGTTTGGTCACATCAGCAATAGAAGAGGCATGTGGAACTAATCGGTCTAAAATTAGGGATATGTACAATAGGTTAGGTGACCTTG GTGACGTTGCTCAAGAATGCCGACAAACACAGGCATTGCTTGCTCCTCCTCCTCCACTTCTTATCAAAGATGTATATTCTATGCTTTGCAAAATAAG TGTACAAATAGGTAGTGGAAGTACTGCTAGGAAGAAAAGCCTTATTGTGAACCTCATGTGTTCTTGTAGAGAGAAGGAGATGAAGTTTCTGGTTAGAACTCTG GTCAGGAATTTACGAATTGGAGCAATGATGAGAACTATATTGCCTGCATTAGCTCAAGCTGTTGTTATGAATTCTTCTCTTGAGTTTTCCCATGaaggaaaaatggaaaatttgaaGGAGAAACTTCAG AGTCTTTCTGCAGCGGCAGTTGAAGCTTATAATATTCTTCCCAGTTTG GATTTGCTCATCCCTTCTCTCATGAATAAAGGCATTGGATTTTCATCATCAACTTTGTCCATGGTTCCAGGAGTACCTATCAAGCCCATGCTTGCAAA AATTACCAATGGAGTTCCACAAGTACTAAAGCTCTTCCAAAATAAAGCATTTACTTGTGAATACAA GTAG